A portion of the Lampris incognitus isolate fLamInc1 chromosome 9, fLamInc1.hap2, whole genome shotgun sequence genome contains these proteins:
- the LOC130118149 gene encoding H-2 class II histocompatibility antigen, A-U alpha chain-like — MKCFSIAALILSFCCVPAQTFHELQYLISCYSNGSEIHAMLDDEQIYYVDFRAMKVVVTLPPLFDQSSIAFDPTTQFHIALKYKTYCEELLIYIIAEEKNPPGQKDAPESTIYSLDEIELGRENSLICFVNSFYPASIQVHWVKNGHPVAEGASLSRHYLNDDGTFHQFSTLTFTPSKGDVYSCTVEHTALEQPITATWELKPRPPIFGPDIFCGAGVTLGVLGVAVGTVLIVKTRNEQ, encoded by the exons ATGAAGTGCTTTTCCATCGCCGCCCTGATTCTCAGCTTCTGCTGTGTCCCTGCACAAA ctttCCATGAACTTCAGTATCTCATCAGCTGTTATTCGAATGGAAGTGAAATACATGCGATGCTTGACGATGAGCAGATTTACTATGTGGATTTCCGGGCAATGAAGGTTGTTGTCACCCTGCCCCCACTATTTGACCAATCTTCAATTGCTTTTGATCCAACAACACAATTTCACATTGCTTTGAAATATAAGACGTATTGTGAAGAACTACTCATATATATAATAGCAGAAGAGAAAAATCCACCTGGGCAAAAAG ATGCCCCCGAGAGCACCATCTACTCGCTGGATGAAATAGAGCTCGGGAGAGAGAACAGCCTCATCTGCTTTGTGAATAGTTTCTACCCCGCTTCCATCCAAGTTCACTGGGTCAAGAATGGCCACCCGGTGGCAGAAGGGGCATCTCTGAGTCGCCACTATCTCAATGATGATGGGACTTTCCACCAGTTCTCCACCCTGACTTTTACCCCGAGTAAGGGAGATGTCTACAGCTGCACCGTGGAGCACACAGCCCTGGAGCAACCTATAACGGCAACCTGGG AGCTGAAGCCCAGGCCTCCCATCTTTGGACCTGATATATTCTGTGGAGCTGGCGTCACTCTAGGGGTGCTGGGTGTCGCAGTTGGGACTGTTCTTATCGTCAAGACGCGCAATGAACAGTAA
- the LOC130118146 gene encoding rano class II histocompatibility antigen, A beta chain-like isoform X2: protein MRCQFNARDARDVVYLEQLYFNGIFQGQYNSTLGNFTGNTEKGKQMAETFNKSPTMIAEEKQNIHLNCIDYIPALYHNILDKTAEPDVKLRSAEPFSSQYPAMLVCSAYNFYPKQIIVTWLKNGKEVTSGVTTTQELPNGNWFYQIHSHLEYTPSHGQKITCMVEHASLSRPKLYDWDPMPESERNKIAIGTAALVPGLISVTVGLICYTRRSRAGREPVPTS from the exons ATGCGCTGTCAGTTTAATGCCAGAGATGCCCGTGATGTCGTGTACCTCGAGCAGCTCTACTTCAACGGGATTTTTCAAGGACAATACAACAGCACGCTGGGGAATTTCACTGGCAACACGGAGAAAGGGAAACAAATGGCAGAGACCTTCAACAAAAGCCCAACGATGATAGCAGAAGAGAAGCAGAACATCCACCTGAATTGCATTGACTACATCCCAGCCCTCTACCATAACATACTGGACAAGACAG CTGAGCCCGACGTCAAGCTGAGGTCAGCCGAGCCATTCAGCAGCCAATATCCTGCTATGTTGGTCTGCAGTGCATACAATTTCTATCCCAAACAAATCATTGTGACATGGCTGAAGAATGGAAAGGAGGTGACATCCGGTGTGACCACTACCCAGGAACTGCCCAATGGAAACTGGTTTTACCAGATTCACTCTCATCTGGAGTATACGCCCTCACATGGACAGAAAATCACTTGCATGGTGGAGCATGCCAGCCTCAGCAGACCCAAGCTTTACGATTGGG ATCCTATGCCCGAGTCGGAGAGGAACAAGATAGCGATTGGGACAGCAGCACTGGTACCCGGGCTGATCTCTGTAACTGTTGGGCTGATTTGCTACACCAGAAGGTCGAGAG CTGGACGGGAGCCAGTACCAACAAGTTAA
- the LOC130118146 gene encoding rano class II histocompatibility antigen, A beta chain-like isoform X1, whose amino-acid sequence MSALRLSSVLLLLLPSLSGEDGLFACGVMRCQFNARDARDVVYLEQLYFNGIFQGQYNSTLGNFTGNTEKGKQMAETFNKSPTMIAEEKQNIHLNCIDYIPALYHNILDKTAEPDVKLRSAEPFSSQYPAMLVCSAYNFYPKQIIVTWLKNGKEVTSGVTTTQELPNGNWFYQIHSHLEYTPSHGQKITCMVEHASLSRPKLYDWDPMPESERNKIAIGTAALVPGLISVTVGLICYTRRSRAGREPVPTS is encoded by the exons ATGTCGGCTCTGAGGCTCTCGTCCGTCTTGCTGTTGCTGTTGCCGTCACTATCTGGAGAGG ATGGTCTCTTTGCCTGCGGTGTTATGCGCTGTCAGTTTAATGCCAGAGATGCCCGTGATGTCGTGTACCTCGAGCAGCTCTACTTCAACGGGATTTTTCAAGGACAATACAACAGCACGCTGGGGAATTTCACTGGCAACACGGAGAAAGGGAAACAAATGGCAGAGACCTTCAACAAAAGCCCAACGATGATAGCAGAAGAGAAGCAGAACATCCACCTGAATTGCATTGACTACATCCCAGCCCTCTACCATAACATACTGGACAAGACAG CTGAGCCCGACGTCAAGCTGAGGTCAGCCGAGCCATTCAGCAGCCAATATCCTGCTATGTTGGTCTGCAGTGCATACAATTTCTATCCCAAACAAATCATTGTGACATGGCTGAAGAATGGAAAGGAGGTGACATCCGGTGTGACCACTACCCAGGAACTGCCCAATGGAAACTGGTTTTACCAGATTCACTCTCATCTGGAGTATACGCCCTCACATGGACAGAAAATCACTTGCATGGTGGAGCATGCCAGCCTCAGCAGACCCAAGCTTTACGATTGGG ATCCTATGCCCGAGTCGGAGAGGAACAAGATAGCGATTGGGACAGCAGCACTGGTACCCGGGCTGATCTCTGTAACTGTTGGGCTGATTTGCTACACCAGAAGGTCGAGAG CTGGACGGGAGCCAGTACCAACAAGTTAA
- the LOC130118148 gene encoding HLA class II histocompatibility antigen, DQ alpha 2 chain-like codes for MKCFSIAALILSFFCVPAQTFHELQYLISCYSNGSEIHATLDDEQIFYVDFQTRKLVGTLAPLFDQSSITFDPTTQFHIALKYKTYCEELLIYLIAEEKNPSWQKDAPESTIYSLDEIELGRENSLICFVNSFYPPSIQVHWVKNGYPVAEGASLSRYYLNDDGTFHQFSTLTFTPSKGDVYSCTVEHTALEQPITATWELKPRLPIFGPDIFCGAGAALGVLGVAVGTVLIVKACNEQ; via the exons ATGAAGTGCTTTTCCATCGCCGCCCTGATTCTCAGCTTCTTCTGTGTCCCTGCACAAA ctttCCATGAACTTCAGTATCTCATCAGCTGTTATTCGAATGGAAGTGAAATACATGCGACGCTTGACGATGAGCAGATTTTCTATGTGGATTTCCAGACAAGAAAGCTTGTTGGCACCCTGGCCCCACTATTTGACCAATcttcaattacttttgatccaACAACACAATTTCACATTGCTTTGAAATATAAGACGTATTGTGAAGAACTACTCATATATCTGATAGCAGAAGAAAAAAATCCATCTTGGCAAAAAG ATGCCCCCGAGAGCACCATCTACTCGCTGGATGAAATAGAGCTCGGGAGAGAGAACAGCCTCATCTGCTTTGTGAATAGTTTCTACCCCCCTTCCATCCAAGTTCACTGGGTCAAGAATGGCTACCCGGTGGCAGAAGGGGCATCTCTGAGTCGCTACTATCTCAATGATGATGGGACTTTCCACCAGTTCTCCACCCTGACTTTTACCCCGAGTAAGGGAGATGTCTACAGCTGCACCGTGGAGCACACAGCCCTGGAGCAACCTATAACGGCAACCTGGG AGCTGAAGCCCAGGCTTCCCATCTTTGGACCTGATATATTCTGTGGAGCTGGCGCTGCTCTGGGGGTGCTGGGTGTCGCAGTTGGGACAGTTCTCATCGTCAAGGCGTGCAATGAACAGTAA